The genomic DNA CTCCAGAACTCTGATCTGATAAATCGATAAGCTCAAGTGTCAGCTTCAGGTAAAGATGATGATTTGCCACCTTATCTGGTACTCTGGACCTGGGCGTGTCACGCATGTGTTGTGTCCTGATCTGTGATCTCTACTTGGTTTTGTACAGTGCTTTTCTCAGATTTGGTGCCAGCTTCAGGTGAAGTCCCTTAACCTGTGACTGTGAGTACTGGAGATAGCAGAGCATCACCATCTCTAAGCAAGGGCGTGTATGTCACGTGCGGGCCTTGAGGCCAGTGTGCGGAACGGTAGGTACGTGGCACGTGCCTGAGGTGTACAAACTCAGCTCCAGTACGTACATCCGCTGTAGGGTGAGAGACCCAGAAAggttggcaaaaaaaaaaagtggagcTGATGGATTAATACCTGGGGGTGGGTTTGGTTGTCTCCTTGTCCTCGTACGATTAGACTAGTACTAGCGAGTAGTAGCCTAGCCCATGCCCATTATCACTGCTTGGCGTGGCCGTTAAGTGCAAGCACTGTGCAGATGCTTCGTCTTCTTCCACCTCGCGGCCATAAACACGCGCGAGAAGCTCGCTGACCGTGTGAAGCGGACGAGTCTGCTTTCCTCTCTGTTGCTTCCagcaggccgccgccgtcttgAACTCTCCTCGAtaccttctttttcttgtgGTGGTCCTTCGTTCCCCGGGTTTTTGCGTGCTCGGCGGGGGAGAAGCGGCATGTCGACGGCGAGGCTGCTCGGGATCTCCATCCTCTGCTTGCTTCTCGTCAGGAATTCTGAATCCGTTTCAGATGACGGTATTGCTCGGTTTTCTCCTCGCATGTGTTTTGCAACTATTTCTCTTCCACTATGCTTCAGTTTGCCTCTTGGCGAGTTCTGAAGAATTTGGTTTGTGCTGTGTTCTTGCGTTGTGTGCAGTATCTGCGCTTCTTGCGTTCAAGAGAGCCATCTACGATGATCCTCTGTCGAAGCTATCGGACTGGAACTCCAGGGACAAGGATCCCTGCACATGGTCCGGCGTCGGGTGCTCGGCTTTCAACAGACAAGTGGTTACTCTGTAAGAGCTATAAACTGATCGCTCTCAGTTGAGCCCCatgattttttcttcttttttgtagCAATCTTTTATGAAGGTTGTACGATTCTAATCAAAATTTTAAGCTTCTCGTGTGTCCGTCATCAGTGTTTTATGAGTCGTAGCTGTGGCCTCTACTGTCTGCTTGTCCAAATAGCATAGTTGAGATGGAAAACAAAGCTGCTAACCATACGCGAAATGTGTTTTTTAGAGCTTGTTGAAACGGATAACTAAGGGTTGTCCATTGTTGTTGAAATTAAACAGTAGGTTGAGGTAGAACCGTAGATGCCTCTCGGCACCAACGGCAGGACAGAATGATGCATGTTCTTTCACAGTAAAAAGTGGATAAAGTTTCTGACACGCGATAAGGCGCCTAGCTGTGGAAGCTATGATTGAACTTTATCTATTACTTTTTACTCGTGTCTTCAGTTGACTCAACGAAGGATTCACAAAATTTCTccctagaaaaaaaatcatgcacatGTTTTTGAGTATGTGGATTTTGTGGTCCCTCCTGAAGCCATATTGTTCTGGAGAGCAATCCCTCAAGCCAATTAAATTTCCCATTTTTGTGCTGAAAGAAAAACAATTAAAGACTAGTGTTATTTCTCCAAATTTAgattctgaatgtttttttaaaaatgtagattgtgattttttttaaaaaatagattgTGAATGTGGTTGTTTGAACAAAAAAGTATTAGACCATTTGTTTCCCTCTCTGTTGATGAATGTgttgttctttcttttttttaaaaaatgaccGTGTTCATCTCATAATAATATGTCTGTTACCTGTACTGTCTAGAGAGTTGTCGAATTCATCTCTGCAAGGATTCTTGGCACCAGAAATCGGATCCCTGAAATCTTTGCAAAAACTGTGAGTACTACAGTCCATGTAACtctaatttttaatttcatctaaaATGAACACCGAATGATAGTCTTGGCAAACTTCTTGCAGCGTGTTGGATCACAATACATTCATGGGCTCAATACCAAAAGACATCGGCAAGCTAAAGAACCTTATGGAGCTGAACCTTAGCACCAATCAACTTGCAGGGCCCATTCCCAGTGAGATTGGTGACATGACAAAGATCACAAAAATGTACAAGCAAGAGCCAAAAATCAATTTGCACAGTTCTCAGCATTACTTCAGTTTCATAACTCATCTGTTCTCTTATGCCCTAGAGACCTTCACGCAAATCGGTTGGATGGCGCAATCCCTCCCGAGGTTGGCAAGTTGGGAAACCTCCTTGAGCTACGGTTGAGCAATAACCGCCTTACAGGGATTATTCCGGCAAGTAATGATTCGAACATGTAAGTAACTGTTCTTCAGTGTCTCAAAACCCCCAAAAGTTGTTTTCAGTAAGCATGAACTTGAAAGCATGTTATTTTTTCTGTACAAAGGATGAAGCAATTTAGTTAAGAAGTTAGCATCAATCAGCATTGACTGCATTTTGCCATGCTTACTGTGCCAGCATGCAGTTTGAATTTAATTGACTGTCTGGAGACAAGCTGAATGAGACAAGAAACAATGATCAAACTGTCAAATCCAAAAACTTAACAGTACTCTTATATTTAGACATCAGTTGATATGGCATATGAACAAGCAGTTGCATTTATAATCCTTGTTTCAGGGAATCCGCCAACAGCAATGATCAAATTGGATTGTGTCAGTTATCTCAGCTAACCGATATTGATCTCTCATATAACTTTTTGGTTGGAGATATTCCCACATGCTTAAATCAAATCCAAAGGTACACCTTCGCCTTTTGTGGCTTAAATGTTTCAGTTTATGTTCCTGAACTTACCTGTTTTACAGCATTTGAACAGATCAAGCTTGGCATGGAATTGCTTCCAGAATAATGACACGTCAAACCGTCCACTCCAGCAATGTATGGTGATATTTAtattccaaaatttgacatgttAAAGTAAACAATAGAATTTATCCTCTTCTTGGCTGTTGGACACTTTTCCTTCTGTAATTTGACAAGAGCATATATGCACATCACTGGTTGCAAGATTCAATCAACAGTTCCTGGTGACAATCCATGtgcgggaaaaaaaaattaaaatatctCATAAATCTACTTTATCTATAAGCTATTACTGCAGCAATTCAGTACTCCCTACATATCGTTATACTTGACGCCAGCAAGCCAAATAAAAAAGAGTCAGAATATTTGACGCTGTATTCACATCCCTATCTTGAATTCCTTTGTTGCCCCTGACCTCTCGCGCTACCGTTCTCACGCTCGGGATGGATAAGCGCACAGCTGGAGGGAGTAGGGATGAAGGCCAAAAGTGTCAAATCATGCATTCCTTAATTTTGTCAAAGTTGTCGAAACGTCAAATAAAAtgatatggagggagtatctacTAAACTAAATATTCTGTCAACTACCCATTAGGCTAGTCTAAAAAGAAGTCCAACCCTTTCTTCATTCCTAGAAGTGAAACTGGGTGCATTTCTGGGCTCGAGGACATAGTGCAATAATGGAAGCCTAACTATAGGCTGTTAAAATTTATTTGACACTAACAGGAGAAAAGTAAGCCTAGTCACATCGCAGATTGCATTGTCAGTTTCTGATCACTAAGTTACTGATCATTTGGGGCCTATGGGATGGTGCTGTTTAAAATAAAGACCTGAACTTGACACTTCGTTTGCTTCCTTGTTGGGTCCCATCTCCCACATTCTTCCTTTTGTCCTTCTGTGATTTGATCTTTAGTCTAAGGCTCTTCTCGTTTTTGTTCGTTGTTAATAGGCCCATCTTATTTTTTAAAGATGCCCAAATTGATTCTGTGTGCTTCCATATGCTTGTTACATTTAGTGGCACAAGATGACTCATACCTGTCTATACATTCTCTCTTAAATAGAGTTTACCCAGTTACTTCCGTGTTACTGTACTGTGCTTTTTCTGAACAGTGAACAAGTGCACTACATCATAATTACAGGTGAAAATGCAATTAATCAGGACACAGGCAAAGACAGCCATACTGATAAGAATGAGAATGGTCTGCCGGAGCCACTTTGGCTTCTCATTCTGGAAGTCATCGCAGCAGTTTCATTCCTTTGTTTGTTAACACTTTGTACCATCACTGGCCTCCGAAGGTGCAGAGCTAGATCCTCTGAGTCCAGGAACAGTTCTCCATGGACAAGAGCTGTAAGCTGGAAGGAGAACACAGTAATATCAATCGGTCGGTGCCTGTTTCTTATGCGAGTTACTGACAAAGCTAAACTGTACAATCTGTTGATTATCAGTTGTTGTTTTTGTAGATGATGACCTCCTGGTAAATGTGCCGAAGATAAGCCGGCAGGAGCTTTCAGAAGCTTGCGAAGACTTCAGCAACATAATTGGATCTTCTCAGGAGACTGTCGTGTACAAGGGAACTCTGAAGGATGGCCGGGAGATCGCTGTTGTGTCACTGTCCGTTTCAGTGCCTTACTGGAATGACTATGTGGAGCTGTACTTTCAGAAGGAGGCACGCGCTCACCAGTTCTATTCTCACAGAACTCACATTCCTGGAATcatatctcatagcatgctCAAATTCTTCAGGTGATAGAAATGGCCAGGCTGAGTCATGAAAATGTTGCAAAGATGGTGGGATACTGCAAGGAGTCCGAGCCGTTTTCAAGAATGCTGGTGTTTCAGTACCCACCAAACGGGACACTCTATGAGCATCTTCACGGTAAGCGTAAAGCATAAGCTGTTGCTTTGCTATGTATGATTCCACAGCAAGTGAAAAGGCATTCAAAGCATAAACTTGGTTGGCCATTTGCTTGCAGATGGGGAAGGGTGGCAGCTATCCTGGCCCAGACGGATGAAACTAGCACTCGCCATCGCGCGTGCTCTCAGATACTTGCACACTGAGCTGCAACCTCCGTTTGCTGTTGCTGCACTGACGTCCAGTTCAATCTACCTTACTGAAGATTACTCACCAAAGGTCTGTGTCGGTTTGCACTCCTAACGACACCGCTAAATCAAGAGCAAGACTCTCTTCTCACATGGCACCATGAACATCAGCCTATAGTCCTAGCTCGTGTAACAACTGCGATCATCGCGCTTTTGTAGATAATCGATTTGGAGAGGTGGAGATATCTTGTGACGAAACCAGGACTTGCCTCGGTAAATGGCGGGTCCGTCAACAGCGTTACGGATTCTCGGCACAAGCGTTTCATGGACGTCCAGGCAAACACCTTCGCGTTCGGGGTGATCCTGCTGGAGCTTATCAGCGGCAGAGCCTCGGCTTCCAAAGATACAGGGGACCTGGTAGACTGGGTAAGTGGCTTGCTTTGGCTCGAGCTGATCAGCTTGCTCATCAGCTCAAGCTTCACTGGCCCTGACACCTGACATGAATGGCACGCCAACGATTTCAGGCACGGAAGCATCTGGAGCAGCCGGAGGAGTTCAGCAAGCTGGTGGACCCGAAGCTGCAGAGGCAGAGCGTGAACCAGGAGGGCCTGGGCATCGTCTGCAACGTGGTGAACCTGTGCATCGACCCGGAGCCGTCGCGGCGGCCCTCCATGAGCATGATCGCGGCCATCCTGGAGGAAGGAATCGAGGCGTCGGCGGCCACCTTGATGAGGGACTCGTCTCTGGCCTgggccgaggccgagctggccATCCCCTAGATGTCCTCGTTTGATGCCGCCGGCGCTTGTCATCAGGCTTTGTAGTTGCTTGACAGTAATGGTTTGACCCATTGTTACTCCGTTTGGCATtgtaatgttttttttccttttcatgagAAAGAATGGCACAAAGATCTGAATTGAAAATGGCTTAACTTATCGATTTAGTCAGCATGAGAAAAGAgagctatttttttaaaaaaattcaaacagaCGGATCATTTCTCCTTCCTGAGAATCTTCCCCAATTTTTTGAGCGTATATGTTTCTTTTTTGGAAATTTTGACTGTAAGGAAAAGAGAGCCCACGAACTGTAAGGCCTAGTTTCTACTTTGCAGGGATCGCGAGCTAACTGGGGCATGCATGggctctcaaaaaaaaaacgagGCATGCATGGGCTCAAATCGCTGATACACAGCCCACGGATCGGTCCTGCAACCCcttctcctttcctttcctttcctttatttatttttgggtGGAAAAAGAGGGGAGAACTGGAGAAGGCAAGGTCTTTTTGCGGCCGCGTCGCCATGGCGGGAGATGAAACCGACGAATCCTTGACGGAGTACGAGAGGCAGCGGCTGTCGAGGATACGCGAGAACGAGGCACGCCTCGAGGCCCTGGGCCTCCGCTGTCTCGCAGCGTCCCCTCTCCTCCGCaacccgtcgccgccggcggcggccaaggggAAGCAGAAGAAGCGGTCCGCCGACGAGGATGAGGAGTACGTCCCGTCCGACGACGGCCGCGGTGGGGATGATGAGGAAGAGAGCTCTTCGGGGAGCGAGCAAGATGAAGAAATGGATGGGGATGGGAAATCGGCGTCTAGGTCTCGTGCCAAGGTGCCTCTTATTTCCCCTTTTAGACTGCTACTTTGTGTGTCATGATTGATTTGATGGGGCTAGCTTAATTTCGTGATAATAATTGATAAATATAGCTTCTTATGAAATAAATTGTGGTTGCCAGTGCCAAGTTAAACCCTCGTGAAGTATTTTTCTGAACAATACCCTCGTGAAATATTAAAAAAGAGACCCCCATAATTAACAACG from Setaria italica strain Yugu1 chromosome VII, Setaria_italica_v2.0, whole genome shotgun sequence includes the following:
- the LOC101765091 gene encoding probable LRR receptor-like serine/threonine-protein kinase At1g63430, which codes for MSTARLLGISILCLLLVRNSESVSDDVSALLAFKRAIYDDPLSKLSDWNSRDKDPCTWSGVGCSAFNRQVVTLELSNSSLQGFLAPEIGSLKSLQKLVLDHNTFMGSIPKDIGKLKNLMELNLSTNQLAGPIPSEIGDMTKITKIDLHANRLDGAIPPEVGKLGNLLELRLSNNRLTGIIPASNDSNMESANSNDQIGLCQLSQLTDIDLSYNFLVGDIPTCLNQIQRSSLAWNCFQNNDTSNRPLQQCENAINQDTGKDSHTDKNENGLPEPLWLLILEVIAAVSFLCLLTLCTITGLRRCRARSSESRNSSPWTRAVSWKENTVISIDDDLLVNVPKISRQELSEACEDFSNIIGSSQETVVYKGTLKDGREIAVVSLSVSVPYWNDYVELYFQKEVIEMARLSHENVAKMVGYCKESEPFSRMLVFQYPPNGTLYEHLHDGEGWQLSWPRRMKLALAIARALRYLHTELQPPFAVAALTSSSIYLTEDYSPKIIDLERWRYLVTKPGLASVNGGSVNSVTDSRHKRFMDVQANTFAFGVILLELISGRASASKDTGDLVDWARKHLEQPEEFSKLVDPKLQRQSVNQEGLGIVCNVVNLCIDPEPSRRPSMSMIAAILEEGIEASAATLMRDSSLAWAEAELAIP